A window of the Synchiropus splendidus isolate RoL2022-P1 chromosome 6, RoL_Sspl_1.0, whole genome shotgun sequence genome harbors these coding sequences:
- the cdk4 gene encoding cyclin-dependent kinase 4, which yields MAQGASIQYERVAEIGGGAYGTVYKARDTESGKFVALKSVRVQTNQNGLPISTVREVALLKRLEQFDHPNVVRLMDVCATQRSDQETKVTLVFEHVDQDLKTYLEKAPVAGLSPDHIKDLMRQLLCGLAFLHSNRVVHRDLKPENILVTSKGQVKLADFGLARIYSCHMALTPVVVTLWYRPPEVLLQSSYATPVDIWSTGCIFAEMFRRKPLFCGESEVDQLGKIFEFIGLPLEQEWPTDVTLSRKNFPPVTRRPVSDFVPEIDEQAEQLLLKMLTFDPYKRISALNALDDAYFHEDETPTKS from the exons ATGGCTCAGGGCGCCAGCATCCAGTACGAGCGAGTGGCCGAGATTGGAGGAGGGGCCTACGGGACGGTTTATAAAGCCCGGGACACTGAGAGTGGGAAGTTTGTGGCTCTGAAGAGTGTTCGGGTCCAGACAAACCAGAATGGACTCCCCATCTCCACGGTCAGAGAAGTGGCTTTACTGAAGCGGCTGGAGCAGTTCGACCACCCAAACGTGGTCCG GCTCATGGACGTCTGTGCCACTCAGAGGTCAGACCAGGAGACGAAGGTCACACTCGTGTTTGAACATGTGGACCAAGACTTGAAGACCTATCTTGAAAAGGCCCCCGTTGCTGGTCTATCCCCCGACCACATTAAA GACCTCATGAGGCAGCTGCTGTGTGGACTGGCCTTCCTGCACTCTAACCGCGTGGTACACCGAGACCTGAAGCCGGAGAATATCTTGGTGACCAGCAAAGGACAAGTGAAGCTGGCTGACTTCGGACTGGCTCGCATCTACAGCTGCCACATGGCTCTCACGCCCGTG GTGGTGACTCTCTGGTATCGACCTCCTGAAGTTCTGCTCCAGTCCAGCTATGCCACCCCTGTGGACATCTGGAGCACAGGTTGCATCTTTGCAGAGATGTTCAGGCGCAA ACCGTTATTTTGTGGCGAATCAGAAGTGGACCAACTTGGAAAAATATTTGA GTTCATTGGCTTGCCACTCGAGCAGGAATGGCCGACTGATGTTACACTGTCCAGGAAGAACTTCCCCCCAGTCACGCGCCGGCCTGTGTCAGACTTTGTCCCAGAGATCGACGAGCAggcggagcagctgctgctg AAAATGCTTACCTTTGACCCCTACAAGCGAATATCTGCACTGAATGCACTAGACGATGCATATTTCCACGAGGACGAGACACCGACGAAAAGCTGA